The Clostridium beijerinckii genomic sequence TAGTAATTTCCTATTCATGGACATTACCTCTTTTCATAGAATTTAATATGTAGTAGGTTACACTAATATAAATAAAATATACATTAAATGAAATTTTAAGATAAAGTATTTATAATTATGAGGAAGGAAATTTAGAATTAGCAATAGAAATTCATAAGAAAAAACAATTTAAGTTCTGAAATATTAAAAAACTTAAATTATGAATGTAAATTTATAGATAGAATTATGTTACATTTAATTAGAAAAATAAGTGAAAGAAGGAATTGATTTATGACTGATGTACCAGTTTTTCTTATTACTGGTTTTTTAGAGAGTGGTAAGACTACTTTTATAAAAGAAATATTTAATGATCCAGAGTTTTATGATGGGGAAAAAATTCTTTTAATTGTTTGCGAGAATGGTGTAGAAGAATATGAAGTTGAATTTTTGAAAAAACACAATGCAAATATTGTTAGCATCAGCAATATAGAAGAATTTACAGAGTTAGCTTTAAAGGAATTCAATCAGAAATACAAACCAACCAAGGTTGTTTTAGAATACAATGGGATGTGGCAATTTGACATTTTTGATAATATGAAGTTTCCTGATAGATGGGAGATTGCTCAAATTATAACAACTATTGATGCATCAACATTTGAAAGTTATATGAGTAATATGAAGTCTTTATTAATAGAGCAATTTAAAAATTCAGATTTGATTATATTTAACCGTTGCAACGATAAAACAAATAAATTGAAATTTAGAAATAGTGTAAAAGCTATTAATTCAAGAGCTAATATGATGTTTGAATTAGAAAATGGCGAGATTGATGATAGTCCC encodes the following:
- a CDS encoding GTP-binding protein, with the translated sequence MTDVPVFLITGFLESGKTTFIKEIFNDPEFYDGEKILLIVCENGVEEYEVEFLKKHNANIVSISNIEEFTELALKEFNQKYKPTKVVLEYNGMWQFDIFDNMKFPDRWEIAQIITTIDASTFESYMSNMKSLLIEQFKNSDLIIFNRCNDKTNKLKFRNSVKAINSRANMMFELENGEIDDSPLELPFDIHKKVIEFKDYDYGVWYLDATEYPEKYDGKNIKVKGLAYSNPKYPKGVFAFGRNAMTCCEDDISFLGILCQTSKAFNFKDKEWIELEGIIHKKYIQQEQREIPYIVVQDYKKIDKLEEELVYF